In a single window of the Sphingosinicella microcystinivorans genome:
- the ntrC gene encoding nitrogen regulation protein NR(I), with protein sequence MSRTGTIIVADDDAAIRTVVRQVLVRAGHEVRTTDTVAGLWQLIEAGVGDAVITDVVLPDADGLDAVPRILARRPGLPVIVMSAQNTLATAVRATENGAFEYLPKPFDINKLAAAVSAALEQSQAPARKAAAKDEGDGLPLIGRSPAMQEVYRTIARVVPTDLTVLILGESGTGKELVAKALHDLGPRRTGPFVAVNMAAIPRELIESELFGHERGAFTGAQARAIGRFEQAQGGTLFLDEIGDMPMEAQTRLLRVLQSGEFTTVGGMRPIKADIRIVSATNKDLRRLVDAGLFREDLFYRLNVVPLHLPPLRSRVDDIAELATHFLRRAEAEGLPAKTLEPEAILRLQAHDWPGNVRELENLMRRFAALERSDVISAASVEEALRSERVPSARAESDNRGLAGSVEAHLARYFDTFGDDLPPDGLYERVLAEVEKPLLLLSLAATRGNQIRAARLLGINRNTLRKKLNDRGIDAVALRPAGPPVGRSG encoded by the coding sequence GTGAGCCGCACCGGCACGATCATCGTCGCCGACGACGACGCGGCGATCCGCACCGTCGTGCGGCAGGTGCTGGTGCGCGCGGGCCACGAGGTCCGCACGACCGATACCGTCGCGGGGCTCTGGCAACTGATCGAGGCGGGGGTGGGGGACGCGGTGATCACCGACGTCGTGCTGCCGGACGCGGACGGGCTCGACGCCGTGCCGCGCATCCTCGCGCGCCGCCCGGGCCTGCCGGTGATCGTGATGAGCGCGCAGAACACGCTGGCGACGGCGGTACGCGCGACCGAGAACGGCGCGTTCGAATACCTGCCGAAACCGTTCGATATCAACAAGCTGGCGGCTGCCGTTTCCGCCGCGCTCGAACAGTCGCAAGCGCCCGCGCGCAAGGCGGCGGCGAAGGACGAGGGCGACGGCCTGCCGCTGATCGGCCGCTCGCCCGCGATGCAGGAGGTGTACCGCACGATCGCGCGCGTCGTGCCCACCGACCTCACCGTGCTCATCCTCGGCGAATCCGGCACCGGCAAGGAACTCGTGGCGAAAGCGCTGCACGACCTCGGCCCGCGGCGGACGGGACCGTTCGTCGCCGTCAACATGGCGGCGATCCCGCGCGAGCTCATCGAATCCGAGCTGTTCGGCCACGAGCGCGGCGCCTTCACCGGTGCGCAGGCCCGCGCCATCGGCCGCTTCGAGCAGGCTCAGGGCGGCACGCTGTTCCTCGACGAGATCGGCGACATGCCGATGGAGGCGCAGACGCGGCTGCTGCGCGTGCTCCAGTCCGGCGAGTTCACCACGGTGGGCGGGATGCGCCCGATCAAGGCGGACATCCGCATCGTGTCCGCGACGAACAAGGACCTGCGCCGCCTCGTCGACGCGGGGCTGTTCCGCGAGGACCTGTTCTACCGCCTGAACGTCGTGCCGCTGCACCTGCCGCCGCTGAGGAGCCGCGTCGACGACATCGCCGAGCTTGCGACGCACTTCCTGCGCCGCGCCGAGGCGGAGGGGCTTCCGGCGAAGACGCTGGAGCCCGAAGCCATCCTCCGGCTTCAGGCCCACGACTGGCCGGGCAACGTCCGCGAGCTCGAGAACCTGATGCGGCGCTTCGCGGCGCTCGAACGTTCCGACGTCATTTCCGCCGCCAGCGTGGAGGAGGCGCTGCGCAGCGAGCGCGTGCCCTCGGCGCGCGCGGAGAGCGACAATCGCGGCCTCGCCGGGTCCGTGGAGGCGCATCTCGCGCGCTATTTCGACACGTTCGGCGACGACCTGCCGCCGGACGGGCTTTACGAGCGGGTGCTCGCGGAAGTCGAGAAGCCGCTGCTGCTGCTGAGCCTCGCGGCGACGCGCGGCAACCAGATCCGCGCCGCCAGGCTGCTCGGCATCAACCGCAACACGCTGCGCAAGAAGCTGAACGACCGCGGCATCGACGCCGTGGCGCTCCGCCCGGCGGGGCCGCCTGTCGGCCGTTCAGGCTGA